The following proteins are encoded in a genomic region of Dissulfuribacter thermophilus:
- a CDS encoding glycosyltransferase family 2 protein yields MTLAIIILNWNNFEDTDECLSSLHRADLYGGFIVLVDNDSKDSSYERLRQKWSSWSAIHWIKNKENLGFAGGNNVGISYALAKGAEYIMLLNNDTVVNPDFLKPLIEYMAANDNVGIVGPKIFLYSHPDKFQSAGCQLSMITGRFGPVGGGQKDNGQYNMARDCAYLTGAALMISRKCIEKIGLLDADYFAYCEEVDFCFRARIAGFRVVYVPGSKIWHKVSSSTERLTKGSSLQLYLIFRNKLIFYRKHAKLWHWVAFLPFHFYRSVRTIICSKAERKAVIQGVLDGMIGRGGKPRWF; encoded by the coding sequence ATGACTTTGGCTATAATCATACTTAATTGGAACAACTTTGAGGATACAGATGAGTGCCTAAGTTCCTTGCATAGAGCAGATCTGTATGGAGGATTTATCGTTCTTGTGGATAATGATTCTAAGGATAGCTCGTATGAAAGGCTTAGACAGAAATGGTCTAGTTGGAGTGCGATCCATTGGATAAAAAATAAAGAAAATCTTGGCTTTGCAGGTGGAAACAATGTAGGTATTAGCTATGCTCTAGCTAAGGGTGCAGAGTATATCATGCTGTTAAATAATGATACAGTAGTAAATCCCGATTTTTTAAAACCTCTGATTGAATATATGGCTGCCAACGATAATGTTGGCATCGTTGGTCCTAAAATTTTTTTGTATTCCCATCCTGATAAATTTCAATCTGCAGGTTGCCAGTTATCAATGATAACAGGACGTTTTGGGCCAGTTGGTGGAGGACAGAAGGATAATGGCCAGTATAATATGGCGCGAGATTGTGCTTATCTTACTGGAGCTGCATTAATGATAAGCCGTAAATGTATTGAAAAAATAGGATTGCTTGATGCAGATTATTTTGCATATTGCGAAGAAGTCGACTTTTGTTTTCGTGCCCGTATAGCTGGCTTTAGGGTAGTTTATGTGCCCGGATCAAAGATATGGCATAAGGTTTCAAGTTCCACGGAACGACTAACTAAAGGCTCATCATTGCAGTTGTATTTAATTTTTAGGAATAAACTTATTTTTTACCGGAAACATGCAAAACTGTGGCATTGGGTGGCCTTTTTGCCATTTCATTTTTATCGTTCCGTGAGAACTATTATTTGTAGTAAAGCGGAGAGAAAAGCTGTTATTCAGGGTGTGTTAGATGGAATGATTGGGAGAGGTGGTAAACCTCGATGGTTTTAA
- a CDS encoding glycosyltransferase family 39 protein, with protein MLSRIEIPLNIDEIKLLHQRFLKNLIKPYKTRLPLGLIFWLFVLALILRLFLAYIYNTYGPSYVFLDELSYKSTADRLWRYWHSASFPELFDYKKYAFQGFGGRNFGYNIVYALIAGLFGEFGARVANSFFVCLAAYFTYLMADEISNRKVAILAYILVLFYPSAILYSVTLHKEAFVIFSIALFMLSLTKMFRKISIKWLLISIFSFFCIFISRLYIPLLILLATSLLLIWHSRRNIFSWLVALILIVLIFYYLPDIIKESIQLNSLLSWRRKAVLSVASYWGSYRRLPLPTSFTALVFYSFQPLPFNFTSIWFVPINLGSLVWYMMFPFFLLGLSNCLKIKELRLIAITLVFIVSFYVFIYVTGTEYRHRDQMISLLAIISAVGYYRFKSLSYYNKMVFLSIPCALIPVLGFYKLWVLLS; from the coding sequence TTGCTTTCAAGGATTGAGATTCCTTTAAATATAGATGAGATAAAGTTGCTTCATCAGAGGTTTTTGAAAAACTTAATTAAGCCTTACAAGACAAGATTGCCCTTAGGTTTAATATTTTGGCTGTTCGTATTAGCCCTTATTTTAAGGCTATTTTTAGCCTATATTTACAATACCTATGGGCCTTCTTATGTCTTTCTTGATGAATTATCATACAAGAGTACTGCGGATAGATTATGGCGTTATTGGCACAGCGCTTCATTTCCAGAGTTGTTTGATTACAAAAAATATGCATTTCAAGGATTCGGCGGTAGAAATTTTGGTTATAATATTGTGTATGCTTTAATTGCTGGTTTATTTGGAGAATTTGGTGCTCGTGTTGCAAATTCGTTTTTTGTATGCTTGGCTGCCTATTTTACATATTTAATGGCTGATGAAATCAGTAATCGAAAAGTTGCTATTTTAGCTTATATTTTAGTGCTTTTTTATCCGAGTGCTATTTTGTATTCGGTCACATTACATAAAGAAGCTTTTGTTATTTTTTCTATTGCTTTGTTTATGTTATCATTAACTAAAATGTTTAGAAAAATATCTATAAAGTGGCTATTGATATCGATTTTTAGTTTTTTCTGTATTTTTATTTCAAGACTATATATTCCTCTTTTGATTCTTCTTGCTACAAGTTTGCTATTGATTTGGCATTCAAGGAGAAATATTTTCTCCTGGTTAGTAGCCTTGATTTTGATTGTTTTAATATTTTATTACCTTCCAGATATTATCAAAGAATCTATTCAATTAAATAGTTTACTTTCTTGGCGTAGGAAGGCAGTTTTATCAGTAGCCAGTTATTGGGGTAGTTATAGGCGCCTTCCTCTACCTACAAGCTTTACAGCATTAGTATTTTATTCCTTTCAACCTTTACCCTTCAACTTTACGTCTATATGGTTCGTTCCAATAAATCTTGGTTCATTAGTTTGGTATATGATGTTTCCTTTTTTTCTTTTAGGATTGAGTAACTGTTTGAAAATTAAAGAATTAAGGTTGATAGCTATAACTTTAGTATTTATTGTTTCATTTTATGTTTTCATTTATGTAACAGGAACAGAGTATAGGCATAGGGATCAGATGATTTCATTATTGGCAATAATTAGTGCTGTTGGCTATTATAGATTTAAGTCCTTGTCTTATTATAATAAGATGGTTTTCCTTTCTATTCCCTGCGCTTTAATACCTGTTTTAGGTTTTTATAAATTGTGGGTGTTATTATCATGA
- a CDS encoding class I SAM-dependent methyltransferase, giving the protein MGKVFVQNVPYCYLCGIKGQMLYTNLKDALYNGPGIWSYKCCSNCGLIWLDPRPVPAEIGKFYHNYSTHYINEYGHELNGLRRIAQHAVLAGHLGYEGLVGSPTQKLLGKILSLIPPIKERCELNVRYLNGRNKGVLLDVGCGSGGWLAKMQALGWKVVGVEPDEQAVKIASEKFGLKVYQGTLEEQKFADNIFDAVTISHVIEHVYDPIGLLKECLRVLKPKGYLVILTPNIKSLGHRFFRNSWLHLDPPRHLYLFSSDTLRACCQQVGFLIKSLHSPVRYARGTFVSSKVIQKYSRFSDELQKNMVPIF; this is encoded by the coding sequence ATGGGAAAGGTTTTTGTTCAAAATGTGCCATATTGCTATCTTTGTGGAATCAAAGGGCAAATGCTCTACACAAACTTAAAAGACGCGCTTTATAATGGGCCCGGAATCTGGTCATATAAATGTTGCTCGAATTGTGGACTGATTTGGCTTGATCCACGCCCTGTTCCTGCCGAGATTGGTAAATTTTATCATAACTATTCTACCCATTATATTAACGAGTACGGACACGAACTAAATGGCTTACGAAGGATAGCGCAACATGCTGTGCTTGCTGGTCACCTGGGTTATGAGGGCTTAGTGGGTAGTCCAACTCAAAAATTACTGGGTAAAATACTTTCTTTAATCCCCCCTATTAAAGAAAGATGTGAGCTAAATGTCAGGTATCTTAATGGACGAAATAAAGGGGTGCTTTTAGATGTAGGTTGCGGTTCTGGAGGATGGTTAGCTAAAATGCAAGCGCTAGGATGGAAAGTAGTTGGGGTGGAGCCAGATGAACAGGCTGTAAAAATTGCTAGTGAGAAATTTGGCCTTAAAGTTTATCAAGGCACATTAGAAGAGCAAAAATTTGCTGATAATATCTTTGATGCTGTCACGATTTCACATGTGATTGAGCACGTTTATGATCCGATTGGGCTTTTAAAAGAATGCTTAAGGGTTCTCAAGCCAAAGGGATACTTGGTTATTCTTACCCCCAATATAAAAAGTCTTGGACATAGATTTTTTCGAAATTCTTGGTTGCACCTTGATCCGCCCAGGCATCTTTATCTATTTTCATCTGACACATTAAGAGCTTGCTGCCAACAGGTAGGGTTTTTAATTAAGTCATTACATTCACCAGTAAGATATGCGCGTGGGACTTTTGTTTCGAGTAAAGTAATCCAAAAATATAGTAGGTTTTCTGATGAATTACAAAAAAACATGGTCCCCATTTTTTAA
- a CDS encoding IS630 family transposase, with product MKCKREFDGRKLDHKTLEAIRMRAVQQVLEGKKPEDVADFYGMNHRTIYRWLEKYHYGGFDALKAKPVPGRPPKLNANQLQWLARALRDKDPRQLNFPFALWTLAMVKELIFRKFGVSLSEVSVGRILKTLGFTPQRPLYRATQRDNVLVNEWKNTEYPKIKARAKKEGAVIFFGDESGVRSDYHRGTTWGERGKTPVVKSTGVRFSLNMISAISPRGHFRFMTVIGSVTAEVFCEFLKRLVKGMDQKIFLILDNHRVHHSKKVRELVSSLEGKLEIFYLPPYSPDLNPDEQVWNHVKRKVSRSLVVSKEHLENRVMGALRSLQKMPALIRSFFKHPSCCYTMA from the coding sequence ATGAAATGTAAGAGAGAATTTGACGGCAGAAAACTTGATCATAAGACCCTTGAAGCCATTCGTATGAGAGCAGTTCAGCAAGTTCTTGAAGGCAAAAAGCCAGAAGATGTTGCTGATTTTTATGGAATGAATCATCGGACTATCTACAGATGGCTTGAGAAGTATCATTATGGTGGCTTTGATGCATTGAAGGCCAAACCTGTTCCAGGGAGACCGCCCAAGCTTAATGCAAACCAGTTGCAATGGTTGGCAAGAGCACTAAGAGACAAGGACCCAAGACAACTAAATTTTCCATTTGCACTTTGGACGTTGGCAATGGTGAAAGAACTGATTTTCAGGAAGTTTGGTGTGAGTTTAAGCGAGGTATCAGTAGGTCGCATTTTAAAGACCCTCGGTTTTACTCCTCAGAGGCCCCTTTATAGAGCCACTCAGAGAGACAATGTTTTGGTAAATGAGTGGAAAAACACAGAGTATCCTAAGATAAAAGCCAGAGCCAAAAAAGAAGGTGCAGTAATATTTTTTGGAGACGAATCCGGAGTGCGTTCTGACTATCATAGAGGCACAACGTGGGGTGAACGTGGTAAAACCCCGGTAGTTAAGTCCACAGGTGTACGTTTTTCATTAAACATGATATCAGCGATAAGCCCAAGGGGCCATTTTCGATTTATGACTGTTATAGGTTCTGTAACTGCAGAGGTGTTTTGTGAATTTTTAAAACGTCTCGTCAAGGGTATGGACCAGAAGATCTTTTTGATTTTAGACAATCACAGAGTTCACCATTCCAAGAAGGTAAGGGAACTAGTATCGTCTTTAGAAGGGAAATTAGAGATATTCTATTTGCCTCCGTATAGTCCTGACTTGAATCCAGACGAGCAAGTTTGGAACCATGTGAAGCGCAAAGTTAGTCGGTCATTGGTGGTATCAAAAGAGCATTTAGAGAATAGAGTAATGGGAGCCCTCAGATCGTTGCAGAAGATGCCGGCATTGATTCGTTCATTTTTCAAGCATCCCTCATGTTGTTATACAATGGCATAA